A window of Choloepus didactylus isolate mChoDid1 chromosome 23, mChoDid1.pri, whole genome shotgun sequence contains these coding sequences:
- the LOC119519316 gene encoding translation initiation factor IF-2-like, with translation MRKIKATLDVHESSSPPPLPSESGSLEGSSPQGSWAQSALSQPPSVSRAPGQTVAISCAGSSSDFGVKTVSWYRQHPGLAPKLLINEVSKCPSVIPLVAPGAGGGNVPREPGAGSQAAGLRDVALWGQEVGVCGPPPECVSRPLCLFQNPGLSLPSAAGPEPSTQQPAPGPRCSCLYRTLGRGRGKGRPHHAGGPRHTRPALGRLYREAPARLGGVRPAGSSWIRRSTRRGTLQGSGVPGSPPGLGRSADAAGPEPGLNPSLHRRPWQPGVAATASRSRPAAFPEVRATRARWRLPVRGNGSRGRPAPHCLESGPRRQRRGSPLIPRQERAREGAIDETLHGRAAAQSGRGFRGQRARCSGGGRAPGTPALRSLPWWLSEQSGGCRARDIF, from the exons ATGAGGAAGATCAAGGCTACACTAGATGTTCATGAgtcctcctctcccccacccctcccctcagAGTCAGGCAGCCTGGAGGGATCAAGTCCTCAAG ggTCCTGGGCACAATCAGCACTGTCTCAGCCTCCCTCAGTGTCCAGGGCTCCTGGACAGACAGTCGCCATATCCTGTGCCGGAAGCAGCAGTGACTTTGGGGTTAAAACTGTTTCCTGGTACCGACAGCACCCAGGCCTGGCTCCCAAACTCCTCATTAATGAGGTCAGTAAATGTCCCTCAGTGATCCCGCTTGTGGCACCTGGGGCGGGAGGGGGGAATGTGCCCAGAGAGCCAGGCGCTGGGAGCCAGGCAGCTGGCCTGAGGGATGTGGCACTTTGGGGCCAGGAGGTGGGCGTGTGCGGGCCCCCGCCTGAGTGTGTTTCCAGGCCCCTGTGCCTGTTTCAGAaccctgggctctccctcccaaGTGCCGCCGGCCCTGAGCCCTCCACGCAGCAGCCAGCTCCTGGGCCCCGGTGCTCCTGCCTCTACCGAACCCTGGGGCGAGGCAGGGGAAAGGGGCGCCCCCACCACGCAGGGGGCCCGAGGCACACGCGCCCAGCTCTGGGCAGGCTCTACAGAGAAGCCCCCGCGCGACTAGGTGGAGTCCGACCCGCGGGCTCCAGCTGGATCCGCCGAAGCACCAGGCGGGGGACGCTGCAGGGCTCAGGCGTCCCCGGGTCCCCTCCGGGCCTCGGACGAAGTGCAGACGCCGCGGGGCCGGAGCCGGGGCTGAATCCGAGCCTTCACCGCCGGCCCTGGCAGCCCGGAGTGGCAGCGACTGCATCGCGCTCCCGGCCCGCCGCTTTTCCAGAGGTCCGGGCCACCCGAGCGCGCTGGCGTCTGCCAGTCCGGGGCAACGGGTCCCGCGGGCGGCCGGCGCCGCATTGCCTGGAGTCTGGTCCCAGGCGGCAGCGGCGCGGCAGCCCCCTGATTCCCCGGCAGGAGCGAGCGCGGGAGGGAGCGATCGATGAGACCCTGCATGGCAGAGCGGCTGCGCAATCCGGCCGGGGCTTTCGGGGCCAGCGTGCGCGCTGCTCCGGGGGCGGCAGGGCGCCCGGAACCCCCGCGCTCCGCAGCCTGCCATGGTGGCTGAGCGAACAGAGCGGCGGCTGCCGCGCTcgagatattttttaa